GGATCCCGGTATTCGGGCCGCGATCATCAAGCGCTGGGGCGCCTTGTTCTGGCTGGAGCGCTACCACGCGTGCGAACACCACCTGTATGCCAGCGGGAGGGCAACGTTGGAACGGACCGTCGGGTCCGGTGTTTTACGGGAGCTGTTCCACGGTGCACTGAACGATATCCATCGGTGGGATGCGTTCGAAACCGCGGTTCAGGAGTCGGGCCTGCTGGCCATCCAGACCTGGGTCGGTGGCCACGGCCAGCAGATCCGCCGACAAGCCGGACGCCGGGAGGCGATCGCGCCGATCTATACCAACGGTGCGTTGGAAAGCGTTTTCGTCCGGGTGAAGAAATGCATCGGAGACCGGGCCTTGTCCTTCCGCAATCGTGCCCGGTTGAACCTGTTGCTGGAGTTGATGAGGTTGCGGGAGCTGCGGGCCGACAACGCCGGTGATTACGCCATGGCGATCCGTGCGCACTTGCTAGCCAACCAGGGACACCCGCAGCGCAGGTATCGCGACATCTGCGATCGGCGGGTCACCCCGGACGGAAGGAAAGCCGAAAACAGTCTGTGGTCCGCGGCGGCCCAGCTGAGATTGCAGGCCCGGGCCGAGGTGAAAGCGGCAGCCCGGCGGCGCATCGCCGACGGTCCATCCGCAACCGAAATCGACGGGTCCATCTCACTGGAATCGTAAGGCCGACTAGTGTACGACTGGGTGCCGACAATTGGAATGTTTTTGGAACGTATGATCTCCACATGAAATTCTGTGAAAAGTCAGGTCAAGTTGGATTTTTGGGTTATCCACATCACTGTGTGGGATGAGGTGACGAGATGGTTCGGGTCTGCATGTTCGAATGGAACATTGGTGGACGATGAGTGGACCGGGTAGACCCCCTCGGGGATGGCTCATTCGGGGGAGGGTGATGCAAAAGGCCGTGGCCGGTATCCCTGCCCCAGCGGGGTAGGGATGCCGGCCACGGCCTGTGGTTCCTGGGACCTTAGTCGGTGCCGGAATCGAACGCCGCGCGCTCCAGTGCGCGATCGGTGGCGAGTTCGTTGGCGTCGACGGCCTCGGCATCAACGATGGCGCTGGCGCCGCCGGCCTCGAGCGAGCCGACCAGCTTGACCGTCTTGTCGCCGAGCAGGCCCTGGGCGGCGTACTGCTCCAGGCGCGAGCGGGAATCGGCGATGTCCAGGTTGCGCATGGTCAGCTGGCCGATGCGGTCCAGTGGACCGAAGGCGGAGTCGCCGACGCGCTCCATCGACAGCTTGTCCGGGTGGTAGCTCAGGTTCGGGCCCACGGTGTCCAAGACCGTGTAATCGTCGCCGCGGCGCAGGCGAACGGTGACGGTGCCGGTGACGGCCGAGCCAACCCAGCGCTGCAGCGATTCGCGCAGCATCAGGGCCTGCGGGTCCAGCCAGCGGCCTTCGTACATCAGGCGGCCCAGGCGGCGGCCCTCCGCGTGGTAGTTGGCCACGGTGTCTTCGTTGTGGATGGCGTTGAGCAGGCGTTCGTAGGCGATGTGCAGCAGCGCCATGGCCGGGGCCTCGTAGATACCGCGGCTCTTGGCCTCGATGATGCGGTTCTCGATCTGGTCGCTCATGCCCAGGCCGTGGCGGCCACCGATCTTGTTGGCCATGTCAACCAGGGCAACGGCGTCGGCGAATTCCTGGCCGTTGATGGCGACCGGGCGGCCGGCCTCGAAGGTGATGGACACGTCTTCGGCCTTCACTTCAACTGATTCGTCCCAGTAGCGCACGCCCATGATCGGTTCAACCGATTCCAGCGAGGTGCTCAGCAGTTCGAGGGTCTTGGCCTCGTGGGTGGCGCCCCAGATGTTGGCATCGGTGGAGTAGGCCTTTTCGGCCGAGTCACGGTACGGGAAGTCGCGGGCGACGAGCCATTCGCTCATCTCCTGGCGTCCGCCGAGCTCCTGCACGAATGCCGGGTCCAGCCACGGCTTGTAGATGCGCAGCTTCGGATTGGAGAGCAGCCCGTAGCGGTAGAAGCGCTCGATGTCGTTG
Above is a window of Paeniglutamicibacter cryotolerans DNA encoding:
- the argG gene encoding argininosuccinate synthase encodes the protein MSKVLTSLPVGERVGIAFSGGLDTSVAVAWMREKGAIPYTYTGDLGQYDEPNIDAVPSRALEYGAEAARLVDCKPALVEEGLVALACGAFHIRSGGKAYFNTTPLGRAVTGTLLVRAMREDGVDVWGDGSTYKGNDIERFYRYGLLSNPKLRIYKPWLDPAFVQELGGRQEMSEWLVARDFPYRDSAEKAYSTDANIWGATHEAKTLELLSTSLESVEPIMGVRYWDESVEVKAEDVSITFEAGRPVAINGQEFADAVALVDMANKIGGRHGLGMSDQIENRIIEAKSRGIYEAPAMALLHIAYERLLNAIHNEDTVANYHAEGRRLGRLMYEGRWLDPQALMLRESLQRWVGSAVTGTVTVRLRRGDDYTVLDTVGPNLSYHPDKLSMERVGDSAFGPLDRIGQLTMRNLDIADSRSRLEQYAAQGLLGDKTVKLVGSLEAGGASAIVDAEAVDANELATDRALERAAFDSGTD